In Spinacia oleracea cultivar Varoflay chromosome 5, BTI_SOV_V1, whole genome shotgun sequence, a single window of DNA contains:
- the LOC110792019 gene encoding zinc finger protein ZAT5-like → MVAQQQEAIIGENNVVVEKNEIHKHSNNNMMMMIKGKRTKRPRPVSPLALTMSSGTTTDGGANSATSEEWAAPISSSTSEEEEDMAHCLILLAQGSNQSSNNNNIITNHKGSNGITSYECKTCNKSFSSFQALGGHRASHKKPKLNVVSLSQLKKSSSVIFSLINNDNDNHHHHHQQYDQHLKDDGTTLSLQIANSSLYTTNISTNNNTNTNKTKVHECGICGAEFSSGQALGGHMRRHRPIGTTTTTTTTIPSPNVKDEKMTRNLLSLDLNLPAPEDEHHHHHHHQRDPSSKFVFSSNEKTLVFTAASQLIDCHY, encoded by the coding sequence ATGGTTGCCCAACAACAAGAAGCCATTATTGGGGAGAACAACGTCGTCGTTGAGAAGAATGAAATTCATAAACACAGTAACAAcaatatgatgatgatgattaagGGGAAGCGGACTAAGCGGCCAAGGCCCGTGTCTCCTTTAGCCTTGACCATGTCTTCTGGTACCACCACCGACGGAGGTGCTAACTCTGCCACGTCCGAGGAGTGGGCAGCTCCTATTTCTAGCTCTACGTCTGAGGAGGAAGAGGATATGGCTCATTGCTTAATCCTTCTTGCTCAAGGATCCAACCAAAgtagcaacaacaacaatatcatTACCAACCATAAGGGTAGTAATGGAATTACGTCATACGAATGCAAAACGTGTAACAAGTCATTTTCCTCCTTCCAAGCACTAGGAGGACATAGAGCTAGCCACAAGAAGCCTAAGCTTAACGTCGTCTCCTTATCCCAACTCAAAAAATCATCCTCCGTTATTTTCTCTCTTATAAACAACGACAACgataaccaccaccaccaccaccagcaaTACGATCAACACTTGAAAGACGACGGGACAACACTCTCCTTACAAATCGCCAATTCGTCACTTTACACAACTAATATTAGTACTAACAATAATACTAATACTAATAAGACGAAGGTGCACGAATGTGGCATATGTGGAGCCGAGTTTTCTTCAGGGCAGGCATTGGGTGGTCACATGAGACGGCATAGGCCTATTGGTAcgaccacaacaacaacaacaaccatccCAAGTCCAAATGTCAAGGATGAGAAAATGACGCGAAATCTCTTGTCCTTAGACCTTAACCTTCCTGCTCCCGAAGAtgaacaccaccaccaccaccaccaccaaaggGATCCATCTTCCAAGTTCGTTTTCTCATCTAATGAGAAAACATTGGTTTTCACCGCGGCTTCACAGCTCATAGACTGCCATTATTGA